The following are encoded in a window of Tessaracoccus flavescens genomic DNA:
- a CDS encoding PIN domain-containing protein, translated as MRLTTVSVGIPVFTLKASVHHSLVRKPTVFERMVLRLTRRGHENPVVGGSSLRQAFEERLGVQGVPQLLESTVSGLVRLGVLSAPGALGKSLLDEPIETLRLTPEGEEFYNRNTLPSRPTADAVDYSYTPWSNSLSTARPGKLAEVAPGLAFDDAILRPRDPSSLVRRELEVNRPRFLKKESRIIDVDAVTSQSVAWLTVDIEIHASPEGYLDLKTQGKAYENWLHKLEPAVVQATFLDAVIGKASAPYLELNREVLEQAKRLALASGHSTPSAPTVTLPAAAEGGLTITLSPVDDAPKLTHGSSGHAVISCPAPTTVPPQVVRVTVDGGQATDCVLEGSVALTWAGGLRDVHVQADLDGEDAARYWKPFSDDLAASLAASTDSKVSVVPLLWGSDRPIDSLSQQLVSLPISPALEKIGEFLTAAGEAGATFSTAQSDRLACLLADSIESTADAPILNMSLVNEWLGFIASSLGTGTSPEALRTALLSKAAPPSSALEVRQLLALEGNLHKIPSRLLGPGVMAAVLEELWNDPQHELVTGDVDSLQGLEAYRSAQASLDALLGRHNADLGATGRRVVAKKSVGEALQAAEKWLAAVDDPKLAQATGSSFPTGLLQFREKVRAWRDAANANLAPAIGPDQIALVFDSNTLLDHPDALPGLTSSQIGVIPNRVIQELDGLKRSSDESRARKARAANRTIDGLRERNSLRLEKARTELIPSDFGSTDDPDNQILSVAVAFSGSKVTLVTADKNLRAKAEASNIRARDWLSLKKAGGRDR; from the coding sequence ATGAGGCTTACCACTGTCAGTGTTGGCATCCCGGTTTTCACGCTCAAGGCGTCGGTCCATCACAGCCTCGTGCGGAAGCCCACCGTCTTCGAGCGAATGGTGCTCCGGCTCACTCGGCGCGGCCACGAGAACCCGGTGGTCGGAGGTTCTAGTCTCCGACAGGCATTCGAGGAACGTCTCGGCGTCCAGGGGGTCCCGCAACTCCTGGAGAGTACTGTCTCAGGGCTGGTCCGATTGGGCGTGTTGAGCGCTCCAGGCGCCCTAGGAAAGTCGCTTCTGGACGAACCGATAGAGACTCTCCGGCTCACCCCCGAAGGCGAGGAGTTCTACAACCGGAACACGCTTCCAAGCAGGCCGACCGCAGACGCCGTGGACTACTCGTACACACCGTGGTCGAATTCGTTGTCCACGGCACGCCCAGGCAAGTTGGCGGAGGTTGCCCCTGGGCTCGCGTTCGACGATGCCATCCTGCGGCCTCGCGACCCCTCGTCGCTAGTCCGCCGCGAACTCGAGGTGAACCGTCCCCGATTTCTCAAGAAGGAGTCGCGGATCATCGACGTAGACGCGGTAACCTCTCAGTCTGTCGCTTGGCTGACCGTTGACATCGAGATTCACGCTTCACCCGAGGGCTACCTCGACCTGAAGACGCAAGGCAAGGCATACGAGAACTGGCTGCACAAACTGGAACCGGCAGTGGTCCAGGCGACCTTCCTAGATGCGGTCATTGGCAAGGCCAGTGCGCCATATCTCGAACTCAATCGAGAGGTTCTCGAACAAGCTAAGCGCCTCGCGCTGGCGAGTGGGCATTCGACGCCCAGTGCACCAACCGTCACCCTGCCGGCTGCCGCGGAAGGCGGACTCACCATCACCCTCAGTCCCGTGGACGACGCCCCAAAGCTCACGCACGGCTCATCCGGCCACGCCGTGATCTCCTGTCCCGCTCCGACCACGGTTCCTCCGCAAGTCGTCAGGGTGACCGTGGACGGAGGGCAGGCAACTGATTGCGTGCTGGAGGGCTCGGTGGCCCTGACGTGGGCCGGCGGACTTCGTGACGTCCACGTCCAAGCGGATCTCGACGGAGAGGACGCCGCTCGATACTGGAAGCCATTCAGCGACGACTTGGCTGCATCACTCGCCGCTTCGACTGATTCCAAGGTCTCCGTCGTGCCGCTCCTCTGGGGCTCGGACCGACCGATTGACTCATTGAGCCAGCAACTGGTGAGCCTTCCAATTTCCCCGGCACTGGAGAAGATTGGAGAGTTCTTGACGGCCGCCGGTGAAGCCGGGGCGACGTTCAGTACGGCTCAATCAGACAGGCTGGCTTGCCTACTTGCGGACAGCATCGAAAGCACTGCCGATGCACCAATTCTCAACATGTCACTCGTCAACGAGTGGCTGGGTTTCATCGCTAGCTCACTAGGGACCGGCACCTCACCAGAGGCTCTCCGGACGGCGCTCCTGTCCAAGGCAGCTCCGCCCTCATCGGCGTTGGAGGTCCGGCAACTCCTTGCTTTGGAAGGCAATCTTCATAAGATCCCATCCCGATTGCTCGGACCAGGCGTGATGGCGGCCGTTCTGGAGGAACTCTGGAACGACCCACAACATGAACTGGTCACAGGTGACGTCGACAGCCTCCAGGGCCTTGAGGCATACCGCTCGGCACAGGCGTCCTTGGACGCGCTTCTCGGCCGGCATAACGCAGACTTGGGAGCCACTGGTCGGCGCGTGGTCGCAAAGAAGTCGGTCGGTGAAGCACTGCAGGCTGCCGAGAAGTGGCTTGCGGCTGTCGATGACCCCAAGCTTGCGCAGGCGACGGGCTCGTCATTCCCGACCGGTCTCCTACAGTTCCGCGAAAAGGTCCGCGCTTGGCGAGACGCAGCAAACGCGAACCTCGCCCCGGCGATTGGCCCTGACCAGATCGCGCTGGTGTTTGACTCGAACACGCTGCTTGACCATCCTGACGCGCTTCCGGGTCTCACCAGTTCACAGATCGGTGTTATCCCAAACCGGGTCATCCAAGAGCTCGACGGGCTGAAGCGCAGTAGCGACGAGAGCCGAGCCCGAAAGGCTCGTGCCGCCAATCGGACGATCGACGGCCTCCGCGAACGCAACTCGCTTCGCTTAGAGAAGGCCAGAACTGAGCTGATTCCGTCGGACTTCGGCTCAACGGACGATCCCGACAACCAGATCCTCTCGGTCGCTGTCGCCTTCAGCGGGAGCAAAGTCACCCTCGTGACCGCCGACAAGAACCTTCGCGCAAAGGCGGAAGCCAGCAACATCAGGGCCAGGGACTGGCTGAGTCTCAAGAAGGCCGGAGGTAGAGACAGATGA
- a CDS encoding AAA family ATPase yields MSTQAAQWHTTFDREIRVRRGVVLFGNVRDITSDPQGRRGQMPVIEAAIDLLKTAGYRQVLRWDRVNGVQGVTPAQWRDIVAASTPTQQSQLEGEEYDAGPRAPRSPNARIATDAVEFLNVVASAVQSDTNEPPAIVLDWTEYLFGEPNSLPVAERDWLTLLGKATRDVPLQATVSGSRTPIVVLVCNGLAVLPPALYVNNPDWATVSVPLPTREQREEAILSLGSSLRVSTPITPNTRGLTDLVDALDGLTIKDIRNIAALSSLDGSLSAESLVSLYKFGEHRSPWEQLNREKLKTTTRTLAERVKGQDRAIEAVNKVLIRAYTGLSGLQHSRKQRTPKGVLFFVGPTGVGKTELAKSLAQFLFGDEEACIRFDMSEYNHEHADQRLVGAPPGYVGFEEGGQLTNAVKKRPFAVLLFDEIEKAHGRILDKFLQILEDGRLTDGRGETVQFADTFIVFTSNIGAGEVDRHSPNVREEFVDRVRDHFVESLHRPELLGRIGEANIIPFDFIDNDDFLVEIARSKLSPLRLRLQEKWGIRDLRFDDEIRALTAVVRAMDRTAGGRGVLAALSENLIDPLANFLFENLATPADSDGRILRVTQDGDGATFNFKLVA; encoded by the coding sequence ATGAGCACCCAAGCAGCCCAGTGGCATACGACGTTCGACCGAGAGATCCGGGTGCGTCGCGGTGTCGTACTGTTCGGAAACGTCCGAGACATCACCAGCGACCCGCAAGGTAGAAGAGGCCAGATGCCGGTCATCGAGGCCGCGATCGACTTGTTGAAGACGGCCGGCTACCGGCAGGTGCTCCGATGGGACCGCGTGAACGGCGTCCAAGGCGTCACGCCCGCCCAGTGGCGAGACATTGTCGCGGCATCGACTCCGACCCAACAGTCACAGCTCGAGGGTGAGGAATACGACGCGGGTCCGCGTGCGCCTAGGTCACCGAACGCTCGCATCGCCACCGACGCAGTCGAGTTCCTCAACGTCGTGGCGAGCGCCGTCCAATCAGACACAAACGAACCGCCCGCCATCGTCCTCGACTGGACCGAGTACCTCTTCGGCGAGCCGAACAGTCTCCCTGTAGCCGAACGTGACTGGCTCACGTTGCTCGGCAAGGCGACCCGCGATGTCCCCCTGCAAGCCACCGTCTCTGGCAGCAGGACACCGATTGTCGTGCTCGTGTGCAACGGGCTCGCTGTGCTTCCCCCGGCGCTCTACGTCAACAACCCTGACTGGGCGACCGTGTCCGTCCCTCTCCCCACCCGTGAGCAGCGGGAGGAAGCCATCCTGTCGCTCGGATCAAGCCTGCGAGTGTCCACGCCCATCACGCCAAACACTCGGGGCCTCACCGATCTCGTCGACGCGTTGGACGGGCTCACCATCAAGGACATCCGCAACATCGCTGCTCTTTCCAGCCTCGACGGCAGCCTCAGCGCCGAGTCGCTGGTGAGCCTCTACAAGTTTGGCGAACACAGAAGCCCGTGGGAGCAACTCAACCGCGAGAAGTTGAAGACCACCACCCGGACACTCGCGGAACGAGTTAAGGGTCAGGACCGTGCCATCGAGGCCGTGAACAAGGTTCTCATCCGCGCGTACACGGGTCTTTCAGGGCTTCAGCACTCACGGAAACAGCGCACTCCGAAAGGCGTGCTCTTCTTCGTGGGGCCGACAGGCGTCGGCAAGACTGAACTCGCGAAATCTCTCGCACAGTTCCTCTTCGGAGACGAGGAAGCGTGCATCCGCTTCGACATGTCCGAGTACAACCACGAGCACGCTGATCAGAGACTTGTCGGCGCACCCCCAGGCTACGTTGGCTTCGAGGAGGGCGGCCAGCTCACCAACGCCGTCAAGAAGCGTCCCTTCGCTGTCCTCTTGTTCGACGAGATTGAGAAGGCCCATGGCCGGATCTTGGACAAGTTCCTACAGATCCTTGAAGACGGGCGCCTCACCGACGGCCGAGGCGAGACGGTCCAGTTTGCTGACACTTTCATTGTGTTCACCTCCAACATCGGTGCCGGCGAGGTCGACCGGCACTCACCCAATGTCCGTGAGGAGTTCGTCGACCGCGTCCGCGACCACTTCGTTGAGAGTCTGCATCGCCCGGAGCTTCTCGGGCGCATCGGCGAGGCCAACATCATCCCGTTCGACTTCATCGACAACGACGACTTCCTGGTCGAGATTGCGCGCTCAAAGCTCAGCCCGCTGCGCCTTCGCCTTCAGGAGAAGTGGGGTATCCGTGACCTGCGGTTCGATGACGAGATCAGAGCTCTGACTGCAGTCGTCCGGGCAATGGACCGCACGGCAGGAGGCCGAGGGGTCCTGGCGGCGCTGTCGGAGAATCTCATCGACCCGCTGGCGAACTTCCTGTTCGAGAACCTCGCTACCCCGGCCGACTCCGACGGACGGATACTCCGTGTGACCCAAGATGGCGACGGGGCGACCTTCAACTTCAAGTTGGTTGCGTGA
- a CDS encoding 4Fe-4S single cluster domain-containing protein, with the protein MSWINLASWLSSTEAEGPGRRAALWVQGCQFLCPGCCNPSFLRIAPRDLVTAESLVERLSAAKAEHNIEGLTMLGGEPLLQAKGLSELAAGAQGLGLSVMVFTGYTLEELRSDPLPGSERLLDHTDVLVDGRFVAELPEQHRAWAGSSNQRFHYLTDRYESTIEQTDGASQRVEIRFSESGRVEVNGWPADFKAKGNA; encoded by the coding sequence GTGAGCTGGATCAACCTCGCGTCGTGGCTCTCATCGACTGAGGCTGAAGGCCCCGGTCGCCGGGCAGCGCTCTGGGTGCAAGGCTGTCAGTTCCTCTGCCCAGGATGCTGCAACCCCAGCTTTCTTCGCATCGCCCCCCGTGACCTCGTGACTGCGGAATCACTGGTCGAACGCCTCTCCGCTGCCAAGGCCGAACACAACATCGAGGGACTGACAATGCTCGGCGGAGAACCGTTGCTACAGGCCAAGGGGCTCTCGGAGCTTGCGGCAGGCGCCCAAGGGCTCGGCCTGTCCGTCATGGTCTTCACTGGCTACACGCTTGAGGAGTTGCGTAGCGATCCTCTTCCCGGCAGCGAGCGACTGCTAGACCACACCGATGTGCTAGTCGATGGGCGATTCGTGGCGGAACTCCCCGAGCAACACCGCGCATGGGCTGGCTCGAGCAACCAGAGGTTCCACTACCTGACCGACCGCTACGAGAGCACGATCGAGCAAACGGACGGCGCTAGCCAGCGCGTTGAGATTCGCTTTAGCGAGTCTGGGCGAGTGGAAGTCAACGGCTGGCCGGCCGACTTCAAGGCCAAAGGTAACGCCTGA
- a CDS encoding GIY-YIG nuclease family protein, whose amino-acid sequence MREHRYAAWRTALASVVGIYLITDTRDGRHYVGKADGAENLLQRWAAYSVNGYGGNVELRGLDPSSFRLSVLRVFDPATPTGQINAAEGHYKHALDSRRHGLNRN is encoded by the coding sequence ATGCGTGAGCATCGCTATGCGGCGTGGCGGACGGCTCTGGCTTCGGTGGTGGGGATCTATCTGATCACCGATACCCGGGACGGACGTCACTATGTGGGGAAGGCGGACGGTGCGGAGAATCTGCTACAGCGGTGGGCTGCGTACTCGGTGAACGGGTATGGCGGGAACGTGGAACTACGTGGCCTGGATCCGTCCAGCTTCCGATTATCGGTGTTGAGGGTGTTCGATCCTGCCACCCCGACTGGTCAGATCAACGCTGCCGAGGGCCACTACAAGCACGCGCTGGACTCGCGTCGGCACGGGCTGAACCGCAACTGA
- a CDS encoding GIY-YIG nuclease family protein, whose protein sequence is MLGILTDDLRIPGEVAVVLRYYVYALRDPRNGRVFYIGKGIGDRINAHTRDAGKDPESERAKLRTILDIEATGHPVELLFLRTDIEDETTAFIVEQAVIDAFHADGQPLTNLVRGHDSGARGLAALPAIIARHRADPCPPINQPLIMVKIQKGWRPDSRLQPGSDLRPDPRSLEDLRLGPRPRPLLPRSRPRHRPRRLPHRHLLALRGPD, encoded by the coding sequence ATGCTCGGGATCCTGACCGACGACCTGCGCATCCCCGGAGAGGTCGCGGTCGTGCTGCGCTACTACGTGTACGCACTCAGGGACCCCCGCAACGGCCGCGTCTTCTACATCGGCAAAGGCATCGGGGACCGGATCAACGCACACACCCGCGACGCAGGCAAAGACCCCGAATCCGAACGCGCCAAACTCCGCACCATCCTCGACATCGAAGCCACCGGACACCCCGTCGAACTCCTGTTCCTCCGCACCGACATCGAAGACGAGACCACCGCCTTCATCGTCGAACAGGCCGTCATCGACGCCTTCCATGCCGACGGACAGCCCCTGACCAACCTGGTCCGCGGCCACGACTCCGGCGCCCGTGGACTCGCCGCACTGCCCGCCATCATCGCCCGCCACCGCGCCGACCCATGCCCGCCCATCAACCAGCCGCTCATCATGGTCAAGATCCAGAAAGGCTGGCGCCCCGACTCCCGACTCCAACCCGGATCAGATCTACGACCAGACCCGCGGTCACTGGAAGATCTCAGGCTGGGTCCGAGACCGCGCCCACTACTGCCTCGGAGTCGCCCTCGGCATCGTCCGCGGCGCCTACCGCATCGACACCTGCTTGCCCTCCGAGGTCCCGACTGA
- a CDS encoding DUF6933 domain-containing protein, with protein sequence MTTVRATRKLLQRLGPTTPDPPASTSLLGDWYATYLPWRPRQIALLINERTLLPLLMPLAPARTLLQRFPDHLAELLNAHHTPPHVNAAEVAAARHTNLATTANRSLVGSLNEFAFLAEHHRDRAEPLDLLGLSLKLSRVPCGPLFKRHVSPDRELAALIHDLPPGGPALS encoded by the coding sequence GTGACGACTGTGCGGGCAACCCGGAAACTGCTGCAACGCCTCGGCCCGACCACCCCGGACCCGCCAGCCTCGACGAGCCTGCTCGGGGACTGGTACGCCACCTACCTCCCCTGGCGCCCCCGCCAGATCGCGCTACTGATCAACGAACGCACCCTGCTCCCGCTGCTGATGCCCCTCGCCCCCGCCCGCACCCTCCTCCAGCGGTTCCCCGACCACCTCGCTGAGCTCCTCAATGCCCACCACACACCCCCACACGTGAACGCGGCAGAGGTCGCCGCCGCCCGCCACACGAACCTGGCCACCACCGCCAACCGCAGCCTCGTCGGATCACTCAACGAGTTCGCGTTCCTTGCCGAACACCACCGCGACAGAGCAGAGCCGCTCGATCTGCTCGGCCTGTCGCTGAAGCTCTCCCGGGTCCCCTGCGGGCCGCTCTTCAAACGCCACGTCAGCCCCGACCGGGAACTCGCAGCCCTCATCCACGACCTACCGCCAGGTGGCCCCGCGCTGTCGTGA
- a CDS encoding IS481 family transposase, with protein sequence MPHRNAILTETGRLHLAQLVVDQGWTLRRAAERFGVAVNTARRWAQRYREQGLAGMVDKSSRPKHCPHQLSQRTERRIVGLRVTKRWGPARIAYHLHLNPSTVHKVIRRYGCPPLRWTDPATGARIKTSRAEKRRYEHAAPGDLVHVDIKKLGRIPDGGGHKVLGRAAGTRNKTRTATNRRPGYAYIHNAVDDHSRLAYSEILTDEKKETAAAFWQRANAFFNAAGITVTRVLTDNGACYRSNAFKKALGDDITHKRTRPYRPQTNGKVERFNRIMLEEWAYAQPYTSETQRVAAFDQWLHHYNHHRGHTALKGHPPAARVPNLSGVNT encoded by the coding sequence ATGCCCCACCGTAACGCCATACTCACCGAAACCGGACGTCTGCACCTGGCCCAGCTCGTCGTTGACCAGGGCTGGACCCTGCGGCGAGCCGCGGAACGTTTCGGTGTCGCGGTCAACACCGCCCGCCGCTGGGCGCAGCGTTACCGCGAACAGGGCCTGGCCGGGATGGTCGACAAGTCCTCTCGCCCGAAGCATTGCCCGCATCAACTCTCGCAGCGCACCGAGCGTCGCATCGTCGGGTTGCGTGTAACCAAGCGCTGGGGCCCGGCCCGGATCGCCTACCACCTTCACCTGAACCCCTCGACGGTCCACAAGGTCATCAGGCGCTACGGCTGCCCACCCCTGCGATGGACCGATCCTGCTACCGGAGCCAGGATCAAAACCTCACGCGCCGAGAAACGCCGCTACGAGCACGCCGCCCCCGGCGACCTGGTCCACGTCGACATCAAGAAACTCGGCCGGATCCCCGACGGCGGCGGCCACAAAGTGCTGGGCCGTGCCGCGGGTACCCGGAACAAGACCAGAACCGCCACGAACCGCCGGCCCGGGTATGCCTACATCCACAACGCCGTCGACGACCACTCCCGCTTGGCCTACAGCGAAATCCTGACCGACGAGAAGAAGGAAACCGCCGCCGCGTTCTGGCAACGCGCCAACGCCTTCTTCAACGCCGCCGGGATCACCGTGACACGAGTCTTGACTGACAACGGCGCCTGCTACCGCTCCAACGCCTTCAAAAAGGCTCTCGGCGACGACATCACACACAAACGCACCCGCCCCTACCGACCCCAAACCAACGGCAAAGTCGAACGGTTCAACCGCATCATGCTCGAGGAATGGGCCTATGCCCAGCCCTACACCTCCGAAACCCAGCGAGTCGCCGCCTTCGACCAATGGCTGCACCATTACAATCACCACCGAGGCCACACCGCGCTCAAGGGACATCCCCCAGCCGCGCGCGTACCCAACCTATCCGGGGTGAACACCTAG
- a CDS encoding LacI family DNA-binding transcriptional regulator: MGKDSNRRVTLADVAARSGMSKSAVSMILNDRPGSRLSAEAAERVRSAAEELGYRPNPAAQSLRLGKTSTIGFISDDVILTRHASGMIRGALDAAKEHGLTMLIAEGSGNDGELRDAVDLMLDRRVDGIVLGLMRARQLEVPTVPGNVAFILANGVTPQGHDGLLPDEFEGGYAMARLLVDAGHRRIGMVGRLLPAYGDLSYSATIEHRFEGIEKAFAEGDVDAVFEPVTAWDSTVGYDSTIEIMTAHPDLTALIAGNDEVAFGMYQALSELGLRVPDDVSVASFDDEVLAAYHRPGLTTAHLPYEEMGRRAVEMILGLRPRDRELLEMPVVVRDSIAPPRLQVA, encoded by the coding sequence ATGGGCAAGGATTCCAACCGCCGAGTCACGCTGGCCGACGTCGCGGCGCGCTCGGGGATGTCCAAGAGTGCGGTGAGCATGATCCTCAACGACCGGCCTGGCTCCAGGCTGTCGGCCGAGGCGGCCGAGCGGGTCCGTTCCGCCGCCGAGGAGCTCGGCTACCGGCCGAATCCGGCCGCGCAGAGCCTGCGTCTGGGGAAGACGAGCACCATCGGCTTCATCTCCGACGACGTGATCCTGACCCGCCACGCCTCGGGCATGATCCGCGGCGCCCTCGACGCCGCCAAGGAGCACGGCCTCACAATGCTGATCGCTGAGGGAAGCGGGAACGACGGCGAGCTGCGCGACGCCGTGGACCTGATGCTCGATCGCCGGGTCGACGGGATCGTGCTCGGGCTCATGCGCGCCCGCCAACTGGAGGTGCCAACGGTTCCCGGCAACGTCGCGTTCATCCTGGCCAACGGCGTCACGCCCCAGGGGCACGACGGGCTGCTCCCCGACGAGTTCGAGGGCGGCTACGCGATGGCGAGGCTGCTGGTCGACGCCGGGCACCGTCGCATCGGCATGGTCGGACGGCTGCTCCCCGCGTACGGCGACCTCAGCTACTCGGCGACGATCGAGCACCGCTTCGAGGGGATCGAGAAGGCCTTCGCCGAGGGCGACGTCGACGCCGTCTTCGAGCCGGTGACCGCCTGGGACTCGACGGTCGGCTACGACTCGACGATCGAGATCATGACAGCCCACCCCGACCTGACGGCGCTGATCGCAGGCAACGACGAGGTGGCTTTCGGCATGTACCAGGCGCTGTCCGAGCTGGGCCTGCGGGTGCCCGACGACGTGTCGGTCGCCTCGTTCGACGACGAGGTGCTCGCCGCCTACCACCGTCCGGGACTCACGACGGCCCACCTGCCCTACGAGGAGATGGGTCGCCGCGCCGTCGAGATGATCCTTGGCCTGCGCCCGCGCGACCGGGAACTGCTGGAGATGCCGGTCGTGGTCCGCGACTCGATCGCCCCTCCGCGCCTTCAGGTCGCCTGA
- a CDS encoding ABC transporter substrate-binding protein, whose protein sequence is MVDLSRRAVVALLGAGLAGTAISWPRLTGRDIPGRGDDALTVALFGTQQDAVARQALVDGFQRKHPDVAVRIVPIQGQDWGEYFAKILTMIAAGTPPDVVTVATEGTQLFASRLAHPIDEYVQRDAAEMQEYFDDVHPALIESFMYKGSLFQMPDNFNAANVFYNTGALERSGMERPRDDWSVDDFFALSRAMKSGSEGRFLPYFWTNRLWGGVVPWLYINNTSFLTEEKASGGDWFWSRFYPDQEPRGGGFLWEHADALNDRTVESFAVLQRMVAEGLAANPAQGGGNELVALFSSGQVGMTPAGGFWVQGLSEAGVANDDYDVIFFPKMASQRHQFGAGGYAIMETSKRKDEAWEWLKYCVSYEGMSIAHTKPDSSIPRRSLNTELYGAGLGPAHWEVFYDTLDKFPDTAPMPAPPQQAAVESALTKNVVGAITNGPGGVRRGLEIMQRDLEIALGGR, encoded by the coding sequence GTGGTTGATCTATCCCGTAGAGCAGTCGTCGCCCTCCTGGGCGCCGGTCTCGCAGGCACCGCCATCTCGTGGCCCCGGCTCACCGGGCGCGACATCCCGGGCAGGGGAGACGATGCGCTGACCGTCGCCCTGTTCGGCACCCAGCAGGACGCGGTCGCGCGCCAGGCCCTCGTCGACGGCTTCCAGCGCAAGCACCCCGACGTCGCCGTGCGGATCGTCCCGATCCAGGGCCAGGACTGGGGCGAGTACTTCGCCAAGATCCTGACCATGATCGCGGCGGGCACCCCGCCGGACGTGGTGACGGTCGCGACCGAGGGCACCCAGCTCTTCGCCTCCAGGCTCGCGCATCCGATCGACGAGTACGTCCAGCGCGACGCCGCCGAGATGCAGGAGTACTTCGACGACGTGCACCCGGCACTCATCGAGTCGTTCATGTACAAGGGCAGCCTCTTCCAGATGCCCGACAACTTCAACGCCGCCAACGTGTTCTACAACACCGGTGCGCTCGAGCGCTCCGGCATGGAACGGCCACGCGACGACTGGTCGGTCGACGACTTCTTCGCGCTGTCCAGGGCGATGAAGTCGGGCTCTGAGGGCCGCTTCCTTCCGTACTTCTGGACCAACCGCCTCTGGGGAGGCGTCGTCCCGTGGCTCTACATCAACAACACGAGCTTCCTCACTGAGGAGAAGGCAAGCGGCGGTGACTGGTTCTGGAGCCGGTTCTACCCCGATCAGGAGCCCCGCGGCGGGGGCTTCCTCTGGGAGCACGCCGACGCGCTCAACGACCGGACCGTCGAGAGCTTCGCGGTGCTGCAGCGGATGGTCGCCGAGGGCCTCGCGGCCAACCCCGCCCAGGGCGGAGGCAACGAACTCGTCGCGCTCTTCTCCTCCGGCCAGGTCGGCATGACGCCGGCAGGCGGGTTCTGGGTGCAGGGCCTGAGCGAGGCGGGCGTGGCCAACGACGACTACGACGTCATCTTCTTCCCGAAGATGGCGAGCCAGCGCCACCAGTTCGGCGCAGGCGGCTACGCGATCATGGAGACCTCCAAGCGCAAGGACGAGGCCTGGGAATGGCTGAAGTACTGCGTCTCGTACGAGGGCATGTCCATCGCCCACACGAAGCCAGACTCGTCGATCCCGCGCCGCTCGCTCAACACCGAGCTGTACGGCGCCGGGCTCGGCCCCGCGCACTGGGAGGTGTTCTACGACACGCTCGACAAGTTCCCGGACACCGCCCCGATGCCCGCGCCGCCGCAGCAGGCGGCCGTCGAGTCCGCGCTGACCAAGAACGTGGTCGGCGCCATCACCAACGGCCCCGGCGGAGTCCGCCGAGGCCTCGAGATCATGCAACGTGACCTCGAGATCGCCCTGGGAGGACGCTGA
- a CDS encoding carbohydrate ABC transporter permease encodes MSTTPTASPKLAEPNPETDVRPGRRKPRLLITLFLAPTLIGLGLFTLVPIIASVVLAFFRWDIITAPEFVGLDNFARLASSPTVRVSFLNTIGFVATAVIVQLAVALLLAILVQSRMPTWLRTFFRSTLFFPLILSAASVSLIMAYLFNQEFGLVNEVLGWLGIAKVGWLTTGFGAKIVVLLVYVWQNFGFTFLLFIGGIAAIPKEVYEAASIDGATGWKQFWQLTLPLISPTMLVASVMAIINALQIFDQPWVLTRGGPGDETRTAVMVIYESAFRQLDFGGASAVGVVLTLLIMLVTAIQFQLSKRFVFYG; translated from the coding sequence ATGTCCACGACACCGACCGCCTCGCCCAAGCTGGCCGAGCCCAACCCCGAGACCGACGTGCGGCCCGGACGGCGCAAGCCCCGGCTGCTGATCACCCTGTTCCTCGCGCCGACCCTGATCGGGCTCGGGCTGTTCACCCTCGTGCCGATCATCGCCTCGGTGGTGCTCGCGTTCTTCCGCTGGGACATCATCACCGCACCCGAATTCGTCGGCCTCGACAACTTCGCAAGGCTGGCCTCCAGTCCGACGGTGCGGGTCTCGTTCCTCAACACCATCGGCTTCGTCGCGACCGCCGTCATCGTGCAGCTCGCCGTCGCCCTGCTGCTCGCGATCCTCGTCCAGTCGCGGATGCCCACCTGGCTGCGCACCTTCTTCAGGTCGACGCTGTTCTTCCCGCTGATCCTCTCGGCCGCGTCCGTCTCGCTGATCATGGCCTACCTGTTCAATCAGGAGTTCGGCCTCGTCAATGAGGTCCTCGGTTGGCTCGGCATCGCGAAGGTCGGCTGGCTGACCACCGGCTTCGGCGCGAAGATCGTGGTGCTGCTCGTCTACGTGTGGCAGAACTTCGGCTTCACCTTCCTGCTGTTCATCGGCGGCATCGCCGCGATCCCCAAGGAGGTCTACGAGGCCGCCTCCATCGACGGCGCCACCGGCTGGAAGCAGTTCTGGCAGCTGACCCTCCCGCTGATCAGCCCCACCATGTTGGTCGCCTCCGTGATGGCGATCATCAACGCGCTGCAGATTTTCGACCAGCCGTGGGTGCTCACCCGCGGCGGGCCCGGAGACGAGACCCGCACCGCAGTCATGGTGATCTACGAGTCGGCCTTCCGGCAGCTCGACTTCGGTGGGGCCTCGGCCGTCGGCGTGGTGCTGACGCTGCTGATCATGCTCGTCACCGCCATCCAGTTCCAGCTCAGCAAGCGATTCGTCTTCTACGGGTGA